A window of the Streptomyces finlayi genome harbors these coding sequences:
- a CDS encoding SpoIIE family protein phosphatase, translating to MATDGTQKDLGPAGRTGLSGSPPGGLLDVLGVAAIVLDSEGRIVFWSPQAQELIGYSAEEALGRLAIQLLVADEHVDLVLRLFGEVMAGEGSWAGTFPVRHKDGGTRLLEFRNMRLLDDRGDLYALGLATDQATLRRVERDLALSVRLVDQSPIGLAVVDTDLRYVMVNPALERINGMSAKDHLGRSARDLVPFLDAGTSESAMRQVLSTGVPLVDRYTVGRTHDDPGTEHAWSVSFYRLEDSSGKVLGVGVSAVDVTDRHRAALDAERARHRLTVVADASVRIGTTLDLDQTARELADVAVPELADMAAVDVLEAALNGHRTPDPSHGPAVFRSLAVATAYPTEAAAAADPQGDVARYDAERLIARCVTTGRPVMVPHVGEADLRLIARDEQAAVLLSEAGVHSYLAVPLIARGEVLGALDLVRAQNPLPFTDDDATLAGELAARAAVCIDNARWYQAQRDTALTLQRSLLPDPPPCLFGLEVAARYQPAGAAVEVGGDWYDVLSLTGDRTALVVGDVMGSGINAASTMGRLRTATQTLAGLDLSPADVLRNLDRITTGLDPYIATCIYAVYDPHSAQCHISIAGHLPPVRIRPGRRPELLDLPTGAPLGVGGVPFRTNAVDLDPGDRLLLYTDGLVETRDQDIDIRLDTLLTVLDGPQRNLEATCDHLLAALRRPDNHDDVALLIARIRR from the coding sequence GTGGCTACGGACGGGACTCAGAAGGATCTGGGCCCTGCGGGACGTACCGGGCTGAGCGGCTCGCCTCCCGGCGGGCTTCTCGATGTCCTCGGCGTGGCGGCGATCGTGCTGGACTCGGAGGGCCGCATCGTGTTCTGGAGTCCCCAGGCTCAGGAACTGATCGGTTACAGCGCTGAGGAGGCACTCGGCCGGCTCGCCATCCAGCTGCTGGTGGCGGACGAACACGTCGACCTGGTGCTCCGGCTGTTCGGCGAGGTGATGGCTGGGGAGGGAAGCTGGGCGGGCACCTTCCCCGTACGGCACAAGGACGGCGGGACGCGCCTGCTGGAGTTCCGCAACATGCGGTTGCTGGACGACCGCGGGGATCTGTACGCCCTTGGGCTGGCCACCGATCAGGCCACACTGCGGCGGGTGGAACGTGACCTGGCTCTGTCCGTCCGACTGGTCGACCAGTCGCCGATCGGGCTGGCCGTCGTGGACACGGACCTGCGGTACGTGATGGTGAACCCCGCGCTGGAGCGGATCAACGGGATGTCCGCCAAGGACCATCTCGGCCGCAGCGCACGAGACCTGGTGCCGTTCCTGGACGCCGGCACCAGCGAATCCGCGATGCGACAGGTCCTGTCCACGGGCGTTCCGCTCGTGGACCGGTACACCGTCGGCCGCACGCACGACGACCCCGGCACCGAACATGCCTGGTCGGTCTCCTTCTACCGGCTGGAGGACTCCAGCGGGAAGGTCCTCGGCGTGGGTGTCTCGGCCGTGGACGTCACCGACCGGCACCGCGCGGCCCTGGACGCCGAACGGGCCCGTCACCGCCTGACCGTGGTCGCCGACGCCTCCGTGCGCATCGGCACCACACTGGACCTGGACCAGACCGCCCGTGAGCTCGCCGATGTCGCCGTGCCCGAACTCGCCGACATGGCCGCTGTGGACGTGCTCGAAGCCGCCCTGAACGGGCACCGCACCCCCGACCCGTCCCACGGACCCGCGGTGTTCCGGTCCCTGGCCGTCGCCACCGCCTATCCCACGGAAGCCGCCGCGGCAGCCGACCCTCAGGGCGACGTGGCACGCTACGACGCCGAACGGCTGATCGCCCGCTGCGTCACAACCGGCCGGCCCGTCATGGTCCCGCACGTCGGCGAGGCGGATCTGCGCCTTATCGCGCGCGACGAACAGGCCGCCGTGCTCCTCTCCGAGGCCGGCGTCCACTCCTACCTGGCTGTCCCCCTGATCGCCCGTGGGGAGGTCCTCGGAGCCCTCGACCTGGTACGGGCCCAGAACCCGCTGCCCTTCACCGATGACGACGCCACGCTGGCCGGCGAACTGGCGGCCCGTGCCGCCGTTTGCATCGACAACGCCCGCTGGTATCAGGCGCAGCGGGATACGGCACTCACCCTCCAGCGCAGCCTTCTGCCGGACCCGCCCCCGTGCCTCTTCGGGCTCGAGGTCGCCGCCCGCTACCAGCCTGCGGGTGCCGCGGTCGAGGTGGGCGGCGACTGGTACGACGTCCTCTCCCTGACCGGCGACAGGACCGCGCTCGTCGTCGGCGACGTCATGGGCAGCGGCATCAACGCCGCCAGCACGATGGGGCGGCTCCGCACCGCCACACAGACACTCGCCGGTCTGGACCTGTCGCCCGCCGACGTGCTCCGCAACCTGGACAGGATCACCACCGGGCTCGACCCGTACATCGCCACCTGCATCTACGCGGTCTACGACCCCCACAGCGCGCAGTGCCACATCTCGATCGCGGGGCACCTGCCTCCTGTCCGCATCCGGCCCGGACGCCGGCCCGAGCTCTTGGACCTGCCCACCGGTGCTCCACTGGGCGTGGGCGGTGTCCCCTTCCGTACCAATGCCGTCGATCTGGACCCGGGCGACCGACTGCTGCTGTACACCGATGGACTGGTCGAGACACGCGACCAGGACATCGACATTCGCCTGGACACGCTCCTCACGGTCCTCGACGGCCCACAGCGCAACCTGGAAGCCACCTGCGATCATCTGCTGGCGGCTCTGCGCCGGCCCGACAACCACGACGACGTGGCCCTGCTCATCGCCCGTATCCGCCGTTGA
- a CDS encoding TioE family transcriptional regulator — protein sequence MGRNLQTAERLRPVDLARAYGLSTQAVRNYEETGILPAAGRTPHGYRVYTPLHALALGAFLALVPGHGHRTATAVMRAVNEDAAQEAFRLIDESHAQLLEDRRTLHAVENALRDLASGATSSETGTGTGATSETGATSGPDLASGPGDTFIGPLAGQLGIRPATLRAWERVGLVRPRRDPRTGYRVYDAADVRDARLAHQLRRGGYFLEQIAPLIAQVRAAGGLELLEAAMTDWHGRLSARGRAMLTGAAALEVYLRRRG from the coding sequence ATGGGGAGAAACCTTCAAACGGCCGAACGGCTCAGACCGGTTGATCTGGCGCGCGCGTACGGTCTGTCCACCCAGGCCGTCAGGAACTACGAGGAGACCGGCATCCTTCCGGCCGCCGGCCGCACACCCCACGGCTACCGCGTCTACACCCCCCTGCACGCGCTCGCCCTGGGCGCGTTCCTCGCCCTCGTGCCGGGCCACGGCCACCGGACGGCGACGGCGGTCATGCGGGCGGTGAACGAGGACGCGGCGCAGGAGGCGTTCCGCCTCATCGACGAAAGCCACGCCCAGCTTCTGGAGGACCGGCGCACACTCCATGCCGTGGAGAACGCGCTCCGCGACCTGGCATCCGGCGCGACATCCTCGGAGACCGGCACCGGTACCGGCGCCACATCCGAGACCGGCGCCACATCCGGGCCAGACCTCGCGTCCGGGCCCGGCGACACCTTCATCGGCCCACTGGCAGGACAGCTCGGCATCCGGCCGGCGACTCTCCGCGCGTGGGAGCGTGTGGGCCTGGTGCGTCCGCGTCGCGACCCGAGGACCGGGTACCGCGTCTACGACGCGGCCGATGTACGGGACGCCCGACTGGCCCATCAGCTCAGACGGGGCGGCTACTTCCTGGAGCAGATCGCCCCGCTCATCGCCCAGGTGCGGGCTGCCGGTGGGCTGGAGCTGCTGGAAGCCGCGATGACCGACTGGCACGGCCGGCTGTCCGCCCGGGGCCGGGCGATGCTGACCGGGGCCGCCGCGCTGGAGGTGTATCTCCGCCGGCGCGGATGA
- a CDS encoding erythromycin esterase family protein, giving the protein MATDIRDTVHAVDASAVMELLPARPRLLALGEPTHGEDALLELRNELFRQLIEQEGYRTIAIESDCVKGLVVDDYVTSGTGTLDEAMEHGFSHGWGASAANRELVRWMRAHNDGLPASERLRFAGIDGPLEITGAASPRQALTALHGYLVSAGVDAELLPRTAHSLDRLLGTDDRWTNPAAMRDPSQSAGQSAEAVELRVLADDLAALLDARTPQLIAATSRDEWDRARLHGRTASGLLRYHHWMADTSAARMTWLVSVRDQMMAHNLLALAARGPVLVHAHNSHLQRERSTIRMGGLPVEWWSAGALVSAHLGKEYAFVATALGTIRHQGVDTPPPDSVEGLLYALPEERCLIDAPRLATALGDPRPATRVSPWFGYAPLDPAHLAGSDGIVFVKDVPRGQGPSLRW; this is encoded by the coding sequence ATGGCTACTGACATCAGAGACACCGTCCATGCCGTCGACGCCTCGGCCGTCATGGAGCTGCTCCCGGCCCGGCCTCGGCTGCTCGCTCTGGGCGAGCCCACACACGGGGAGGATGCGCTGCTCGAACTGCGGAACGAGCTCTTCCGGCAGCTCATCGAACAGGAGGGATACCGGACGATCGCGATCGAGAGCGATTGTGTGAAGGGCCTGGTCGTGGACGACTACGTCACCTCGGGCACGGGCACCCTCGACGAGGCCATGGAGCACGGATTCAGCCACGGATGGGGCGCGTCCGCAGCCAACCGCGAGCTCGTGCGCTGGATGCGCGCCCACAACGACGGCCTGCCCGCGTCCGAACGGCTCCGCTTCGCCGGTATCGACGGACCACTGGAGATCACCGGCGCCGCGAGCCCCCGGCAGGCCCTCACCGCACTCCACGGCTACCTCGTGTCGGCCGGTGTGGACGCGGAACTGCTTCCCCGCACCGCGCACTCGCTCGACCGCCTGCTCGGCACCGACGACCGGTGGACGAATCCCGCCGCGATGAGGGACCCGTCCCAGTCCGCGGGGCAGTCGGCCGAGGCCGTTGAGCTGCGTGTACTCGCCGACGATCTGGCGGCGCTGCTCGACGCCCGGACGCCGCAGCTGATCGCTGCGACCTCACGGGACGAGTGGGACCGGGCACGCCTGCACGGCCGCACCGCGAGCGGTCTGCTGCGCTACCACCACTGGATGGCCGACACCTCTGCGGCCCGGATGACGTGGCTGGTGAGCGTCCGGGACCAGATGATGGCGCACAACCTCCTCGCCCTCGCGGCCAGGGGCCCGGTGCTCGTGCACGCACACAACTCCCATCTCCAGCGGGAGCGGAGCACGATCCGGATGGGTGGGCTGCCGGTGGAGTGGTGGAGCGCCGGTGCGCTGGTGAGCGCCCACTTGGGCAAGGAGTACGCCTTCGTGGCCACGGCCCTCGGGACGATCCGGCACCAGGGAGTGGACACGCCGCCGCCGGACAGCGTCGAAGGACTCCTGTACGCGCTCCCGGAGGAGCGCTGCCTCATCGATGCCCCGCGGCTGGCCACCGCCCTGGGTGACCCGCGACCCGCGACCCGCGTATCCCCCTGGTTCGGTTACGCCCCTCTCGACCCGGCCCACCTGGCGGGCAGCGACGGCATCGTGTTCGTCAAGGACGTCCCGCGGGGTCAAGGCCCTTCCCTCCGATGGTGA
- a CDS encoding polysaccharide lyase 6 family protein — translation MQRRTFLTGTLLGAAFAAVPLHASMAAAAPVGSLADLQKAIDSAAPGDQIVLANGTYTVPSGGAIRVSGKHGTADAPITVVAESRGGVVLRGERGFVFSDSSNITVRDFAFRQSTSLEIPASCTRIRLTRNDFGFTDTGSGFDWVVVRGDDVKIDRNRFHDKTTEGIFVVVDGPGATAMAQRPNIFKNHFSDHSFSGSNGGEAIRIGFSGRALSSAGAIVERNLFERCDGDPEAVSVKSSDNTIRYNTIRDSRGGIVLRHGNNSRVEGNYLIGGANGVRVYGNDHLIVNNHLSGLSDRALVIGSGTTRDHHTGETAEERRGNDACDRAVIVHNTLVGNARTLSGETRDHEPRSVVIADNLLVGSAGSLVAMGKTTGFTWQGNILWGAAINGNIPSGGYRRVDPLLRRESDGIFRLSAGSPAINAATLASPAVADDIDGHPRGATRDVGADEYATTVPVRRPLTAADVGPNAS, via the coding sequence ATGCAACGACGTACGTTCCTCACGGGCACCCTGCTGGGCGCGGCGTTCGCCGCTGTGCCGCTCCACGCCTCGATGGCGGCGGCCGCCCCGGTCGGTTCCCTGGCCGACCTTCAGAAAGCGATCGACAGCGCGGCTCCCGGCGATCAGATCGTCCTGGCCAATGGCACGTACACCGTTCCGTCGGGTGGCGCCATCAGGGTGTCGGGCAAGCACGGAACGGCCGACGCGCCGATCACCGTTGTCGCGGAGTCCCGCGGCGGCGTCGTACTGCGGGGCGAACGCGGCTTCGTCTTCAGTGACTCGAGCAACATCACTGTCAGGGACTTCGCCTTCCGGCAGAGCACGTCCCTGGAGATCCCGGCCAGTTGTACGCGCATCCGGCTGACCCGCAACGACTTCGGGTTCACCGATACCGGCAGCGGATTCGACTGGGTCGTGGTGCGGGGCGACGACGTCAAGATCGACCGGAACCGATTCCACGACAAGACGACCGAGGGCATCTTCGTCGTCGTGGACGGCCCCGGCGCGACCGCCATGGCTCAGCGGCCGAACATCTTCAAGAACCACTTCTCCGACCACAGTTTCAGCGGCAGCAACGGTGGCGAGGCGATCCGGATCGGCTTCAGCGGGCGGGCGCTGTCCAGCGCCGGCGCGATCGTGGAGCGCAACCTGTTCGAGCGGTGCGACGGAGACCCCGAGGCTGTCTCGGTGAAGTCCTCGGACAACACCATCCGGTACAACACCATCCGTGACAGCCGTGGCGGAATCGTGCTGAGGCACGGAAACAACTCCAGAGTGGAAGGCAACTACCTGATCGGAGGCGCCAACGGCGTGCGCGTCTACGGCAACGACCATCTGATCGTCAACAACCACCTCAGTGGCCTCTCGGACCGAGCTCTGGTGATCGGCAGCGGCACCACCCGTGACCACCACACAGGGGAGACGGCCGAGGAACGGCGCGGCAACGACGCGTGCGACCGCGCGGTGATCGTCCACAACACCCTGGTCGGCAATGCCAGGACACTGTCGGGCGAAACCCGGGACCACGAGCCGCGGAGCGTGGTAATCGCCGACAACCTCCTGGTAGGCAGCGCCGGCAGCCTGGTCGCCATGGGCAAGACCACCGGCTTCACCTGGCAGGGCAACATCCTGTGGGGCGCTGCGATCAACGGCAACATCCCCTCCGGCGGCTACCGCCGGGTCGACCCGCTCCTGCGGCGGGAATCCGACGGGATCTTCCGGCTGTCGGCGGGCAGCCCCGCGATCAACGCGGCGACGCTCGCGAGCCCGGCCGTGGCCGACGACATCGACGGCCACCCGCGCGGCGCCACGCGCGACGTGGGCGCCGACGAGTACGCCACCACGGTGCCGGTCCGCCGCCCCCTCACGGCGGCCGACGTCGGTCCGAACGCGTCTTGA
- a CDS encoding DUF4232 domain-containing protein — protein sequence MRTSIRRPAVLAATAVAVLGMALTACGGGDDSAKGDGAAAVAAQKADKGAEKGEAGAGTSGSATAGSGTSGSTTGESGTTGSATAGSGTSGSGTSGSDTEGSTGGATQAGAKKSAAKAPACTVNDVKVTAAKQGGTPTTHITLTAKNVSGHSCTLLQYPLLGFGDLPQTSKDVPPVAKSKPGTPIVLEAGAPAYAAVRINNGGVDDENHAVTSFYVNFFASDGPTEGSEIVTAPTGGIAVDDAAAKTGYWTYELRNGADDF from the coding sequence ATGCGTACCTCCATCCGCCGCCCTGCCGTTCTCGCCGCGACCGCCGTAGCCGTCCTCGGTATGGCGCTCACCGCCTGCGGCGGGGGCGACGACAGCGCGAAGGGCGACGGCGCAGCGGCTGTCGCGGCTCAGAAGGCAGACAAGGGCGCCGAAAAGGGAGAGGCCGGTGCCGGCACGAGCGGTTCGGCCACCGCCGGTTCCGGCACGAGCGGCTCGACCACCGGCGAATCGGGAACGACCGGTTCGGCCACCGCAGGTTCGGGCACTTCCGGTTCCGGCACTTCCGGTTCGGACACGGAGGGCTCCACCGGTGGTGCCACCCAGGCGGGTGCCAAGAAGAGTGCGGCCAAGGCCCCCGCCTGCACGGTCAACGATGTGAAGGTCACGGCGGCCAAGCAGGGAGGCACGCCCACCACGCACATCACGCTCACGGCGAAGAACGTCTCGGGCCACAGCTGCACCCTGCTCCAGTACCCGCTCCTCGGGTTCGGTGACCTTCCCCAGACCTCGAAGGACGTTCCCCCGGTCGCCAAGAGCAAGCCGGGCACACCCATCGTGCTGGAGGCGGGCGCCCCCGCGTACGCCGCCGTGCGGATCAACAACGGCGGTGTCGACGACGAGAACCACGCAGTCACCTCCTTCTACGTGAACTTCTTCGCCTCCGACGGCCCCACGGAGGGCAGCGAGATCGTCACCGCGCCGACGGGCGGCATCGCGGTCGACGACGCGGCCGCGAAGACCGGTTACTGGACGTACGAGCTGCGCAACGGCGCCGACGACTTCTAG
- a CDS encoding type II toxin-antitoxin system VapB family antitoxin, whose protein sequence is MAKVNISLDAELVVEVMVLAGVGSPQDAVEAVVRDYIARGHRTEARTELKDQGLREVDARPQEPQG, encoded by the coding sequence ATGGCCAAGGTCAACATCAGTCTCGATGCCGAACTCGTGGTGGAGGTGATGGTTCTCGCCGGAGTCGGCTCGCCGCAGGACGCCGTCGAAGCGGTCGTACGCGACTACATCGCCCGGGGCCACCGCACCGAGGCACGTACCGAGCTCAAGGACCAGGGCCTTCGCGAGGTCGACGCCAGGCCGCAGGAACCTCAAGGCTGA
- the rox gene encoding rifampin monooxygenase, whose protein sequence is MIDVIVVGGGPTGLMLACELRLHGARVVVLEKLTEPTAEGRGQGLHTRSVEVMDQRGLLDRFLAVSEKFQAGGLYGGIVKPWPDGLDTAHPYGVATPQPVTERILNERALELGSEIRRGREVAGLSQDDDGVSVELTDGTQVRSRYLVGCDGGRSTVRKQLGVGFPGEPATVETLLGELVLTEDAATIEAVVEEVRRTQLRFGATPLGGGVYRVVVPADGVAEDRATGPSIKDFEKQLRAVAGTDFGAHAPRWLSRFGDATRQAERYRVGRVMLAGDAAHIHPPTGGQGLNLGVQDAFNLGWKLAAEVNGWAPEGLLDSYHTERHPVGASVLDNTRAQITLLGTDPGASALRELFTKLMDFEEVNRYVTGIITAVDVRYDFGEGHELLGRRLRDVKLEQGRLYELMHGGRGLLLDPAGRLSVTGWADRIDHVVDAGEELDVPAVLLRPDGHVAWVGEDQQDLLGRLPTWFGAAKS, encoded by the coding sequence ATGATTGACGTGATCGTGGTCGGCGGCGGACCGACCGGCTTGATGCTGGCCTGCGAGCTGCGACTGCACGGCGCGCGGGTGGTCGTACTGGAGAAGTTGACCGAGCCGACCGCGGAGGGCCGCGGGCAGGGCCTTCACACGCGCAGCGTCGAGGTGATGGACCAGCGCGGTCTGCTGGACCGGTTCCTCGCAGTCAGCGAGAAGTTCCAGGCCGGCGGTCTCTACGGCGGCATCGTGAAGCCGTGGCCCGACGGGCTGGACACCGCGCACCCGTACGGGGTCGCCACCCCGCAGCCGGTCACCGAACGGATCCTCAACGAGCGCGCGCTCGAACTCGGTTCCGAGATCCGTCGCGGCCGCGAAGTGGCCGGGCTCAGCCAGGACGACGACGGGGTGAGCGTCGAGCTGACGGACGGGACGCAGGTGCGCTCGCGCTACCTCGTCGGGTGCGACGGCGGCCGCAGCACGGTGCGCAAACAGCTTGGTGTCGGCTTCCCCGGCGAGCCCGCCACGGTTGAGACGCTGTTGGGCGAGCTGGTTCTGACCGAGGATGCGGCAACGATCGAGGCCGTCGTCGAAGAAGTCCGCAGGACCCAGCTGCGATTCGGGGCCACCCCTCTCGGCGGGGGCGTGTACCGCGTCGTCGTGCCTGCCGACGGCGTGGCCGAGGACCGTGCGACCGGGCCGTCCATCAAGGACTTCGAGAAGCAGCTGCGGGCGGTCGCGGGCACCGATTTCGGCGCGCACGCACCGCGCTGGCTGTCCCGGTTCGGCGACGCCACCCGGCAGGCCGAGCGCTACCGGGTAGGCCGGGTCATGCTGGCCGGCGACGCGGCGCACATCCACCCGCCGACCGGCGGGCAGGGTCTCAACCTAGGTGTGCAGGACGCGTTCAATCTCGGCTGGAAGCTGGCCGCCGAGGTCAACGGATGGGCGCCGGAAGGCCTGTTGGACAGCTACCACACCGAACGGCACCCGGTGGGTGCAAGCGTGCTGGACAACACACGCGCGCAGATCACCTTGCTGGGCACCGACCCGGGTGCGAGCGCGCTGAGGGAGCTGTTCACGAAGCTGATGGACTTCGAGGAGGTGAACCGGTACGTCACCGGGATCATCACCGCGGTCGACGTCCGCTACGACTTCGGCGAGGGGCACGAACTGCTCGGCCGGCGGCTGCGGGACGTGAAGCTGGAGCAGGGGCGCCTCTACGAGCTGATGCACGGCGGCCGGGGGCTGCTGCTGGACCCGGCCGGCCGGCTCTCGGTGACGGGCTGGGCGGACCGGATCGACCATGTCGTCGACGCCGGTGAGGAGCTGGACGTGCCCGCGGTGCTGCTGCGGCCGGACGGCCACGTGGCATGGGTCGGTGAAGATCAGCAGGATCTGCTCGGCCGGCTGCCCACGTGGTTCGGCGCCGCCAAGAGCTGA
- a CDS encoding HelD family protein, translating to MSHSDSVLTDALAQERSHHDVCRTALDAMIDGAQEQMVVGEDVSASGADAEVLGHQLRTRAREFRELPEGPLFFGRLDFTPDSETAGDHAGQRYHIGRLRITSHPSSPPLVVDWRAPVARAFYQAGIQDPQGVAVRRRFGWTYASRGDSADLSSIEDEHLSAGEAGQAWRAGKSGESGIVTGEIERPRIGPMRDIAATIQPEQDHLVREDLAATFCVQGAPGTGKTAVGLHRAAYLLYTYPQRIQRGGMLIPGPSRTFLSYISEVLPALGETGVRQSTLDDEIARHPVTAHDSEQAAAVKHDVRMAEVLRRALYARVSPEPAPSLAVPDGSYRWRVPADELVRIVRDVRTEEPPYAVGRDRVRTRVVRHIQQQAERRAGPRTNLWVQKVSRARPLTTVLDAVWPSVRAEEVLADLLTRADLLAGAVEGILDAGERSVLLRPEPPRSRRTARWSAADLVLLDELAGLIERPAGYGHIVIDEAQDLSPMQCRVIARRSPSGSLTVLGDLAQGTTPWAARDWPRLLAHLGKPEAVVTPLTTGFRVPSAVAELANRLLGHLDVEVPPSRSLRRDGEARFTRTDDTAVAAVAAVNAALGKAGSIGVVAADADAPGLRAALTTAGIPAGGPGALGARVTVVPASAAKGLEYDHVVVVEPAAIVQAEPRGLNRLYVALTRAVSRLRIVHARPLPPALRAAGRAAADGAVPAS from the coding sequence ATGTCACACTCCGACTCCGTACTCACGGACGCCCTCGCTCAGGAACGCTCCCACCACGACGTCTGCCGAACCGCGCTCGACGCCATGATCGACGGTGCGCAGGAACAGATGGTCGTCGGCGAGGACGTCTCCGCGTCCGGTGCCGACGCCGAAGTGCTCGGCCACCAGCTGCGGACCAGGGCCAGAGAGTTCCGGGAGCTGCCCGAAGGGCCCCTGTTCTTCGGACGCCTCGACTTCACCCCGGACTCCGAAACGGCCGGCGACCACGCCGGTCAGCGCTACCACATCGGGCGTCTGCGCATCACCTCGCATCCGTCCTCACCGCCCCTGGTCGTCGACTGGCGCGCCCCCGTCGCCCGGGCCTTCTACCAGGCCGGCATCCAGGACCCGCAGGGTGTCGCGGTGCGGCGCCGCTTCGGCTGGACGTACGCGAGCCGCGGCGACTCCGCCGATCTGTCCAGCATCGAGGACGAGCACCTGAGCGCGGGGGAGGCGGGGCAGGCGTGGCGGGCGGGGAAATCGGGGGAGAGCGGGATCGTGACCGGCGAGATCGAGCGCCCTCGCATCGGTCCCATGCGTGACATCGCCGCCACCATCCAGCCCGAGCAGGATCACCTCGTACGGGAGGACCTGGCTGCCACGTTCTGCGTCCAGGGCGCCCCCGGCACCGGCAAGACCGCAGTCGGACTGCACCGGGCGGCGTATCTCCTCTACACCTATCCGCAGCGCATCCAGCGCGGCGGAATGCTGATCCCCGGTCCCAGCCGCACCTTTCTCTCCTACATCTCCGAAGTGCTGCCGGCCCTCGGCGAGACCGGCGTGAGGCAGTCCACGCTCGACGACGAGATCGCCCGGCACCCGGTCACGGCGCACGACAGCGAGCAGGCGGCAGCCGTCAAGCACGACGTTCGGATGGCCGAAGTGCTGCGCCGCGCGCTGTACGCGCGAGTGAGCCCCGAGCCGGCGCCGTCCCTCGCGGTGCCGGACGGCTCGTACCGCTGGCGCGTCCCGGCCGACGAACTGGTGCGGATCGTCAGGGACGTACGCACCGAGGAACCTCCGTACGCCGTCGGGCGGGACCGGGTCCGCACCCGCGTCGTCCGTCACATCCAGCAACAGGCCGAACGCCGTGCCGGTCCGCGCACCAATCTCTGGGTCCAGAAGGTTTCCCGGGCCCGCCCGCTCACCACGGTGCTCGACGCCGTCTGGCCCTCCGTGCGGGCCGAGGAGGTCCTCGCGGATCTGCTCACGCGTGCGGACCTTCTCGCCGGAGCAGTCGAGGGCATCCTCGACGCGGGCGAGCGGAGCGTCCTGCTCCGGCCCGAGCCGCCGCGTTCCCGCAGAACGGCCCGGTGGTCAGCGGCTGATCTCGTCCTCCTCGACGAACTCGCCGGGCTGATCGAGCGCCCCGCCGGCTACGGGCACATCGTGATCGACGAGGCGCAGGACCTTTCCCCCATGCAGTGCCGCGTCATCGCCCGTCGCTCGCCCTCCGGGTCGCTCACCGTCCTCGGGGATCTCGCCCAGGGCACCACCCCCTGGGCGGCGCGCGACTGGCCACGACTCCTCGCCCACCTGGGCAAACCGGAAGCCGTCGTCACCCCTTTGACCACCGGTTTCCGCGTCCCTTCCGCTGTTGCCGAACTCGCCAACCGGCTGCTGGGGCATCTCGACGTGGAGGTGCCGCCGTCCCGTTCCCTGCGCCGCGACGGCGAGGCACGTTTCACACGGACCGACGACACGGCCGTCGCTGCGGTCGCCGCCGTGAACGCGGCGCTGGGGAAAGCCGGTTCCATCGGTGTCGTCGCGGCCGATGCCGATGCGCCGGGGCTGCGCGCCGCGCTCACCACGGCCGGAATCCCCGCCGGTGGACCGGGCGCCCTCGGCGCACGCGTCACGGTGGTGCCGGCCTCAGCGGCCAAGGGGCTGGAGTACGACCACGTCGTCGTGGTGGAGCCCGCAGCCATCGTCCAAGCGGAGCCCCGCGGTCTGAACCGCCTGTACGTGGCGCTCACCCGGGCCGTCTCCCGTTTGCGCATCGTGCACGCCAGGCCCCTGCCACCCGCGCTGAGGGCCGCCGGGCGAGCCGCTGCCGACGGCGCAGTACCCGCGAGCTGA
- a CDS encoding NAD(P)H-dependent oxidoreductase has translation MRTGVYLAHPKPGSFNHAVSDTVVEELRKRGCHVIAHDLCAEGFEPVLSADETGTVQSAPLAQDVQVALHRAEVATLDAMVFIHPNWWGMPPAVVTGWVQRVLVPGVAYKLGTAEGEPAGLLKAGRALVLNTSDTPADREESEFGDPLERIWSACFLPYVGVGDVRRTVFRTVTGSSDEERAAWLDQARRQAAALVE, from the coding sequence ATGCGTACGGGGGTGTATCTCGCGCATCCGAAGCCGGGAAGCTTCAACCATGCCGTATCCGACACCGTCGTGGAGGAGTTGCGGAAGCGCGGGTGCCACGTGATCGCGCACGACCTCTGCGCCGAGGGATTCGAACCGGTGCTGTCCGCCGATGAGACCGGCACGGTCCAGTCGGCCCCGCTCGCCCAGGACGTGCAGGTGGCGCTGCACCGCGCCGAGGTGGCTACGTTGGATGCCATGGTGTTCATCCACCCGAACTGGTGGGGCATGCCGCCCGCTGTTGTGACGGGCTGGGTCCAGCGAGTGCTCGTGCCCGGTGTCGCCTACAAGCTGGGTACGGCGGAGGGTGAGCCCGCCGGGCTTCTGAAGGCCGGCAGGGCTCTCGTCCTCAACACCTCCGACACTCCTGCCGACCGGGAGGAGAGCGAGTTCGGCGACCCGCTGGAGCGCATCTGGTCAGCGTGTTTCCTGCCGTACGTAGGAGTCGGCGACGTACGCCGGACCGTCTTTCGGACGGTCACGGGCTCGAGTGACGAGGAACGGGCGGCGTGGCTGGATCAGGCACGCCGACAGGCGGCCGCACTGGTGGAGTGA